A region from the Pelobates fuscus isolate aPelFus1 chromosome 1, aPelFus1.pri, whole genome shotgun sequence genome encodes:
- the HTR1F gene encoding 5-hydroxytryptamine receptor 1F: MDVENFTEYNCTSEQLTNGITSKILVSLTLSILTLMTTAINSLVIAAIIVTRKLHHPANYLICSLAVTDFLVAVLVMPFSIIYIVKETWLMGQVVCDIWLSVDITCCTCSILHLSAIALDRYRAITDAVEYARKRTAQHAAIMITVAWVLSIFISMPILFWRHQSNNREDECLIKHDHIVFTIYSTFGAFYIPLTLILLLYYKIYRAAKTLYHKRNISRVEREQNGQVLLEACGKSSTLCIAEKSFSDHSTDFDKIHITLRSTRAEIRHEKMWRKQKISSSRERKAATTLGLILGAFVICWLPFFVKEVIVNICLTCYISDDMSNLLTWLGYLNSLINPLIYTIFNEDFKKAFQKLMRCRHYL, from the coding sequence ATGGATGTAGAAAATTTCACGGAATATAATTGTACTTCGGAACAACTAACAAATGGGATTACCAGCAAAATTCTGGTTTCACTCACTTTATCTATATTGACATTAATGACAACTGCAATAAACTCCCTTGTAATTGCTGCGATAATTGTGACACGGAAACTCCATCATCCTGCCAACTATCTGATATGCTCTCTGGCAGTGACAGATTTTCTAGTTGCTGTGTTGGTGATGCCTTTTAGCATCATATATATCGTAAAGGAAACGTGGCTTATGGGACAAGTGGTCTGTGATATCTGGCTAAGTGTCGATATAACATGTTGTACATGTTCTATATTGCATCTCTCAGCTATTGCACTAGATCGATACAGAGCTATTACAGATGCGGTGGAATATGCCCGGAAAAGAACTGCTCAGCATGCCGCAATTATGATTACCGTGGCGTGGGTACTCTCTATTTTCATTTCGATGCCGATTTTGTTTTGGCGTCACCAAAGCAACAACAGAGAAGACGAATGCCTCATTAAGCATGACCATATTGTATTCACCATTTACTCTACATTCGGAGCGTTTTATATCCCACTGACGCTGATACTTTTGCTTTACTATAAAATCTATAGGGCAGCAAAAACATTATATCACAAACGGAACATCAGCAGAGTTGAAAGAGAACAAAACGGGCAAGTCCTTTTAGAAGCTTGTGGAAAAAGTTCGACTTTGTGTATAGCGGAAAAGTCTTTTTCAGATCATTCGACTGATTTTGATAAAATCCATATTACACTGAGGAGCACAAGAGCAGAAATAAGACATGAAAAAATgtggagaaaacaaaaaatatctaGCTCAAGAGAACGTAAAGCAGCCACTACGTTAGGATTAATTTTGGGGGCTTTTGTTATTTGCTGGCTtccattctttgtaaaagaaGTCATTGTGAACATTTGTTTAACATGTTACATCTCCGATGATATGTCAAACCTTCTTACTTGGCTTGGTTACCTCAATTCCCTCATTAACCCTCTAATCTATACCATCTTCAATGAAGACTTTAAAAAGGCATTCCAAAAATTAATGAGATGCAGACATTATCTTTGA